A section of the Anabaena cylindrica PCC 7122 genome encodes:
- a CDS encoding ATP-binding protein: MSRWFNIAGPCNPEKHYTISATSRLPDLSMLIEQESYFVVHAPRQTGKTTAMLALAQQLTATGRYAAVMVSAEVGSAFNHDPGAAELAILGAWQNTIEDNLPPELQPPTWVYNAPGQRIGENLRAWSRAIKRPLVLFIDEIDSLQDQTLISILRQLRDGFPNRPENFPSSVGLIGLRDVRDYKVASGGSDRLNTSSPFNIKVSSITLRNFNAEEVAELYQQHTEETGQIFTPEATETAFDLTQGQPWLVNALAKEIVEKMVKDRNIAITKEHILQAKEILIARQDTHLDSLAERLREPRIKAIIEPMLAGLELGDIPNDDIQFVIDLGLCKMHPYGGLTIANPIYREVLPRVLTVTPMASLPMIAPTWLTPEGELNIDALLAAFLKFWRQHGEPLLGSTGYHEIAPHIVLMAFLHRVINGGGILEREYAIGSDRMDLCLRYKDVTLGIELKVWREKKRDPQTEGIEQLESYLGRLGLDFGWLFVFDRRKNALPMEERLSTEVVATENQRRITVIRA; the protein is encoded by the coding sequence ATGTCTCGCTGGTTTAATATTGCCGGTCCTTGTAACCCTGAAAAGCACTACACCATCTCAGCCACAAGTCGTCTCCCTGACTTATCAATGCTAATTGAACAAGAAAGTTATTTCGTGGTTCATGCACCGCGACAAACGGGGAAAACAACAGCAATGTTAGCCCTAGCACAGCAACTTACCGCCACAGGACGTTATGCAGCAGTAATGGTATCAGCAGAAGTAGGAAGTGCATTTAATCATGACCCAGGTGCGGCAGAATTAGCGATTTTGGGAGCTTGGCAAAATACAATTGAGGATAACTTACCCCCAGAACTACAACCCCCAACTTGGGTTTATAATGCGCCTGGGCAGAGAATTGGCGAAAATTTAAGAGCTTGGTCACGAGCAATCAAGCGTCCGTTAGTATTATTTATAGATGAAATTGATTCCCTACAAGACCAAACTCTAATTTCAATTTTACGTCAATTACGAGATGGTTTTCCTAATCGTCCAGAAAATTTTCCTTCCTCCGTGGGATTAATCGGTTTACGAGATGTGCGAGATTATAAAGTAGCATCAGGTGGTAGTGACAGATTAAACACATCTAGTCCTTTTAATATTAAGGTTAGTTCTATTACTCTGCGAAATTTTAATGCTGAAGAAGTGGCAGAATTATATCAACAACATACAGAAGAAACAGGACAAATTTTCACACCGGAAGCCACAGAAACAGCCTTTGATTTAACCCAAGGACAACCTTGGTTAGTGAATGCTTTGGCTAAAGAAATTGTGGAAAAAATGGTTAAAGATAGAAATATTGCTATTACAAAAGAACATATTTTACAGGCAAAGGAAATATTAATTGCTCGTCAAGATACTCATCTGGATAGTTTAGCTGAACGCTTACGAGAACCAAGAATAAAAGCAATTATCGAGCCGATGTTAGCAGGTTTGGAATTGGGGGATATACCCAACGATGATATTCAATTTGTGATTGATTTGGGTTTATGTAAAATGCACCCCTACGGTGGATTAACCATTGCTAATCCCATTTATCGGGAAGTTTTACCCAGAGTGTTAACGGTGACACCAATGGCTTCTTTACCAATGATTGCACCAACTTGGCTAACTCCGGAAGGTGAATTAAATATAGATGCGTTACTTGCAGCATTTCTCAAGTTTTGGCGACAGCACGGAGAACCGTTGTTAGGTAGCACTGGCTACCATGAAATCGCTCCCCACATCGTATTAATGGCTTTTTTACATCGTGTTATTAATGGTGGTGGAATCTTAGAAAGGGAATATGCAATTGGTAGTGACAGAATGGATTTATGTCTGCGTTACAAAGATGTAACGTTAGGTATTGAGTTAAAGGTCTGGCGGGAAAAAAAGCGTGACCCCCAAACTGAGGGTATTGAACAATTAGAATCCTATTTAGGGCGTTTGGGGTTGGATTTTGGTTGGTTATTTGTGTTTGATAGGCGGAAAAATGCCCTACCAATGGAAGAACGTTTATCAACGGAGGTGGTGGCGACGGAAAATCAACGTAGAATTACTGTGATTCGGGCATAA